ATAGTACACTACTACTGGGCAGTCTGAGACCCATCCAGCCTCGGACGCTGAACCGGTGGGTTCTGAGCATGATGCTTTCAGTGTCCTGTGGTTCTCCAGCTGTTTCATAGCAGCACAGACTCTCCTGAGCTGTAACTGTCAAtagatatcatttttttctcttgtgtgactaaaggggaaaaaagtctataactcattcgttcattcatgtattttttcattcaacaatattcATGGAGCACCGCCTACTGGGTGCCAGGCCCTGCTCAGAGCCTTgggaatatagcagtgaacaaagaaCTCCTACCCTAATACACTAGTGGATGAGACAGAGAGTCAAGGAATAAAcagatgctttattttattttattttatttattttttgagacggagtctcgcgctgtgtcacccaggctggagtgcagtggcgcgatctcggctcactgcaagctccgcctcccaggttcaggccattctcctgcctcagcctccgagtagctgggactacaggcgcccgccaccacgcccggctagttttttgtatttttagtagagacggggtttcaccatgttagccaggatggtctcgatctcctgacctcgtgatccgcccgcctcggcctcccaaagtgctgggattacaggcttgagccaccgcgcccggcccagatgctttattttattttattttatttatttttttgagatagagtcttgctgtgtcacccacactggagtgcagtggtgtgatcttggctgactatatcctctgcctcctgggctcaagtggtcctcccacctccgcttcccaagtagctgagactacaggcacgtgccaccacgcctggctaatttttgtatcttgtagagaggggttttaccatgttgaccaggctggtctcaaactcctgggctcaagcaatctgcccaccttagcctctcaaagtggatGCTGTTATAACCTAATGTCAAAGTAAATGGATAGAAACAAGTACCATTCTGAACAGGATAGACAGGAATGCCTCCTTAGGGAGGTGGCATTTGGAAGTGATCAAACTGAAGGGTCACACTGCATACACATCTCAGGGAAGGGAGTACCAAGCAAAGGGAACCACAAATGCTAAGGCCTGAAGCTTGCAACAATAAGAACAATTCCAGAAACAGTaagagaggctgggcgtggtggctcacacctgtaatccctgcactttgggaggccgaagtaggtagatcacctgaggtcaggagttcgagaccagcctggtaaacatggcgaaaccccatctctactaaaaatacaaaaaaaaaaaaaaaaaaaaaaaaaaattagcaggtgtggtggcgggcacctgtaatctcagctaatcgggagactgaggcaggagaatcgcttgaacctgaaggcagaggtttcactgaggtgagactgtgccattgtactccagcctgggtaacaagaggaaaactctatctaaaaaaaaaaaaaaaaaaaaaaaaaaaggaagggccgggcgcggtgtctcacgcctgaattcccagcactttgggaggccaagttggcagatcatgatgtcaggagatcaagaccatcctggctaacacggtgaaaccccgtgtctactaacaatacaaaaaattagccgggtgtggtagtgggcacctgtagtcccagctacttgggagactgaggcaggagaattgcttgaacctgggaggcggaggttgcaatgagccaagatcgcaccactgcattccagcctgggcaacagagcgagactccccgccaaaaaaaaaaaaaagaaaaaaaagggccagTGAGGCTAGTGTAGCAGGAGCAGAGGGAAAAGGAATAGCATCCATGAGGCAGTTCACGCAGGGCCCACGGCTAAGGATTTATGTCAGACATGTGCTGTAAGAGGATTACTCTGGCTGCTGTATGGAAAATTAAGGTGGGGGTGGCGTGTTGCAAGAGTGGAAGCAGGCAGGCCAGCTAGAAGACTACTGTGATAATCCAGCTAAGATGATATTGGCTTGGATCAAGGGTCCTGGTGCAGTTGGCAGAAGCAGTCAGCTCCTGGATATATTTAGAAAGGAGAGCCGACTGGATGTGTGGAGGAGTGGGTTTGAGGAGGAGGATCCAGAGTTCTGCTGAGGACATTTTAAGTTGAAGATGCCTAGTTTATATGCATGCCCTGCCGTGCGGGCAGATGTAAATCAGGAACTCAGGGACAAAGTTGGCACTAAGAATGGGAGGTGCCGGTGCAGAGAAGGTGTTTAAAGTTTTGGTTGAATTCTAGGGCGTGTAAGTTGTTAGGGAAGTGAGTGTGCTTGTTCTTGAGTTGCTGGAAAGGCGTATAAATGACACAAATACATGGCCACAATATGTATTTTCTCAGTAATATTTGGGGAAATGTTTTGGGCATCAGGTTTCCCGTCTAATTTTCTCTGTAGGAAGCGGATTGTCATTGAAGTAGTTTGATTTGGGTGTGAGTTGTTACATGGAAAGCGAAGTTTTAAGTTCTCTGGCCGCTTTTCTTGTTCTGCACCTTTAGAGAGTCATTACGAGAACTGAACACTAGGGGGACCCAGTTTCCTTACTTATGCAACGGGGGCTGGCCCAGCTCTGGGCTCTGGTCACCCTCACTTAGGACACATGCAATATAAACACAAATCTGAAAACAAGGGCAGCGTCTCTTTTCTCAATGCAATGTGTACTTATAGCAGTGATCATTTTTGCGTGTAACGTGTCTGAATTCCTTAAATAGGTCATTTTAAGTAATGTGCATaaccattaaaatttttcttttttttttttgagacagggtctcgctctgtcgcccaggctggagtgcagtggccctcactgcaagctccgcctcccgggttcacgccattctcctgcctcaacctcccgagaagctgggactacaggcgcccccaactatgcccggctaattttttttgtatttttagtagagacggggtttcaccgtgttcgccaagatggtcttgatcccctgacctcgtgatccgcccccctcggcctcccaaagtgctgggattacaggcgtgagccactgcgcccagcccaaatttttcttttttgaaacaggctCTCACTCTTTACCAAGGCTGtgagcagtggtgccatctggactcactgtagtctctgccccctgggctcaagtgatcttcccacctcagcctctcgagtagctgggactacaggcatgagccaccacacctggctaattttggtttcgccatgtggcccaggctggtcttgaactcctgggctcaagcaattcactcaccttggcttcctaaagtgccggcattacagggatgagccaccacacctggccactgtTTAAAGATTTAAAGGCAATGGCTTCTAAACTCTCATTCCCTATTTGTGAGCCCCATATTTGCAAACTTTTGAAAATAAggatcattatttcttttttattttaatttttaatttttatgttttgagatggagtcttgctctgtcaccaggctaggttgtagtggcgtgatctccactcactgcaacctccacctcccaggttcaagtgattctcctgcctcagccccccaggtagctgggattacaggcatgcaccaacatgtccggctaatttttgtgtttttagtagagacacggtttcaccgtgttggctaggctggtctcgaactcccgacctcaagtgatctacatgcctcggcctctcaaagtgctgggattacaggtgtgagccaccgcacccagctgaagAATCATGATGATTTCTGATTTACAATAGTTGAATTGGAGTAGGGAAACTAAATGTAATAAATACTACTTGGTGATTTGAATCTGCTCCACGAGAATTCTGACATATaatccattttctattttattaccaGGTATTAAGCAAAGGGAAAGGCAAATAAATACTCAAAAGCTACATTACATGTTATTGGAGTATAAAACGTATAACTTTGTTAAAAGGTTTGGACACATTTTGTGTTAGTTGCGGATACATAGGTCTTAAAAGAGTAGTACGTGatcttaactctttttttttgagacttggggtttcgcttttgttgcccagtaTGGAGTgtaatggcgggatctcagctcgcctcaacctccgtctcccaggttcaagcgattctcctgcctcagcctcccaagtagctgggattacaggcatgtgccaccatgcccgcctgattttgtatttttagtagagacggagtttttccatgttggtcaggcccgtctcgaactcccgacctcaggtgatccacccgccttggcctcccaaagagctgggattacaggcgtgagccactgcacctggcccaactcatttttataactagaataattttacttttgggGAGAGAAAGTCTGCATAGAACCCTATATAGACTTTTAACTGAAACCTCTTGAAGTCAACAAGCTTAAAGCCAATCTTTTTAATCAGGGGAAGTGAAACCATAAATAACagcctggtgtggtagctcatgcctgtaatcccagcattttgggaggctgaggtgggcagatcacctgaggtcaggagttcgagaccagcctggccgagatggcgaaaccccgcctctactaaaaatacaaaaattagctgggcgtggtggcacatgcctgtaatcccagctactcgggaagctgaggcaggagaatcacttgaccccaggaggtggaggttgcagtgagccgagatcactccggcctgggcaacaagagtgaaactctgcctcagtaaaaaaaaaaaaaaaaaggaaaaaaaagaaaacataattagcAAATGTGTTAGCTATAATGTTGGACGCGGTGTATAatgctgggcgcagcggctcacgcctgtaatcccagcactttgggaggccacggtgggcagcttacttgaggtcaggagttcaagaccagcctggccaacatggcaaaatcctgtctccactaaaaatacaaaaattagctgggtgtggtgttgcacgcctgaaatcccagctacttgggagactgaggcaggagaattgcttgaactcgggaggtggaggttgcagcgagccaagattgcaccactgcactctagtctgggtgacagagcaagactctgtccccccccccccccaaaaaaaagggTTAACTTATTGATCGTTCCTATTTTGGGGCAGTTATGATCTAAGAATTACTTTGACCACAATAAATCCTTTCCCATGGGTCAGGACTGTTAGTTTTCAGAGTTTTGCTTCTGGCAGTACTGACCTGTGCCAGTGTTACAGATGTGTGGTGAAGGGGCTAGAAACTGTGGTCCACAGGCCAAATCTAGtccactgtttattttttatgttttcagccTGAGAGCTAAtagtgtgtgtgttgttttctttttaacgtTTTTatgttattgaaaaaaaatatatatttgctgtgTGAAAATCTTgtgaaattcacatttcagtATCCGTCAATAAAATTCCATTGAAACATtgccatgttcattcatttatatattgtctgtggctgcttttgacCCTCAGCGGCAGAGTTGACTAGACAGAGGCTTCATGGCCTGCAaagctttaaatatttactatctggacctttacagaaaaagtttgccaacccctggcaTGTAGAGTCTGTACTGTTTACTTACAGGTTACAACAGTTCTTAGAACGCTTCTGTGACTGGGTGTCGTCTTTAACTATTTGCCTTTATGACTTTTGATAGGCTTACTCTGGGTACCATGATATCatttcattcatgtatttttcattaataattaaattacatTGCTGCTTTCATTCTGATTTCGATTCTTAGATGAAAATGTGCTTCTTCATTTGATTATATTGTTTAATCTTTGTTTCCCTCTCCTGTTATTCATTACTTAATACTTCCCTTGAATTATTTAGTCTTTTTCTAAGGTGCTTTAAAATGATTTGTATGAAactcaacataaaataaaattgtcctGCTttcaatgaccaaaaaaaaaaaggacataaaaatGTTCAGGCCAcacacaatggctcacacctgtaatctcagcactttgagaagccgaggcaggtggatcacctgaggtcaggagtttgaagccagcctggccaacatggtgaaacctcatctctactaaaaatacacaaaattggccaggcatggtggcgggcacctgtaatcccagctactcgggaggctgaggcaggagaatcacttgaacctgagaggcggaggttgcagtgagctgagattgtgccattgcactccagcctgggcaaaaagagcgaaactccatcttaaaataataataataataataaatataaataaaaagttcagTAGAAACTTCTTGGGAAACTTTATATATCTCTAGTAGAGTTAAAAGGTTTTGCAGAAGATAAacgttaaaaaattatttatttggagTGAACATTTGGTGAGTTTTTATAACTTTAATTGTATCAAACACTGAATGCTGTGAGAGTCAATAAATCTTATAACAGAAGAAAATCagtctctttaaataaaaaatccatAAATTTATTGCAAATCTAGAAGTACCAGAATGTCACTAATACAGAACAAATCAGCAatcttgtttgtattttcttccaaacatttaaaaCCTTGATTATTGACATATTGAAATTGGCATACATTTTGCTTTCATGCAGATAACAGAATAGACATGGAGCAGATCCCTCAGAAATcagttataaatattaaattgtatTGAACATTCATAGTAAAAAATATGTTGTAAAGTGCTGAAGTCATGTTAAGTCTGCAAAACTGCCACAAGCTCAAAGTTCTTCTCAAGCAGTGACAGAGATTTGCTACATCCACCTTGCTTTAGGTATGTCTGTTTTTGACAGACACTTTGTCAtttcctcccccaccctccccgaAGTTTTATAGATTGTCCTATTTCTATGGCTGATAAGATGCTCTACAGATTGTAGCAGGTGGTGATGAACTATGCCACTTTCATTTCAGTGCAGAGAAATATTCAAGCTTGTGTGTACCTGTAACCAAACTAGGCTTGTTATGGTTTTCCCCCTGAGTTGTCATAAATTAACATTAACGATGAATAAAGATGGAGCAGCAAGCATTGACCATCACCTGCAGGGTGAGATTGTGGTAAAATAGGTGAGTAAAAAGTCCACCTATTATCCCGACACTTGCCCTCTTTACAGAAAACTGCTAACGTGAGCAATACTATACATGTAGTGTtaactccaaaagaaaaaaaaagaaagaataacaaacaaaaaacaaaacaaaaaaaaacaatgaccAGCTACCGGATACCTCTGGCAACTTAGAGCAATCAAGTTATAGAAGATGTAAATTGCAACTTGTAACTCACTATAACGTAATTGTCTCTGTTACCCCCATGTGAAATACAGAAATCCTTCAACAATTAGAtggttttttctttaaatcagaaATGCTTTAAGAGTTCAATGAAATATAATTCTGATCAAAGAAGTTCCTCAAGTATTCTTAGatgataaaacaaattatttttgaaagctaAGGCGATTTGCTATCcagtattttttcccctttaatagCACACGTTGCCCCTAATCAAATGGAAGAATCATGACAACTTGGCCGTTTATGAAAGTATTTTTACAAGATAAGACGTATTCTGTGAGTCATTTAAAGGATTGCAGAAAGGAGGTAAAAATGCTGCTTatgtctccaatttttttttgattACTTTAATCATCCTAGAATAACTTAATAATAAATAGTGGTTTAAATTAAAGACACTACAGTCACATATTTCTGTATAACTAAAAGCAacaggaaacacatttttaaatgccattttgtaTATTCTGTACTGAAATACTTCTGGTAAGGACTGGCCATAAAAAGAAGTGGTAATCTTCACATTTATGAAGTTCAagttatatatatacttaaaatttgtttattagtaAAATGTTTGGTCTTCAACTATACTTCATTTCCAGCAAGCAGAGGCCGTAATTTGTTAATGGGAGCCTTGGTATTTTACAAAAGGTTTAACAAAAactatttattcaatatttctgaaaattaggaattttttaaatgatttaagtctttttttttttttttttgactggccAATTTCATTTCAATGACCTGGGTTGGATGTTGTTTTATTCAGGATAGTAGTTTATTCAGACAAGAccataggaagaaagaaaagaaagaaagaaaatcatttgtcCCACGTGAAAGCTTTTAAAATCACTTTGCCAGTTCATGTCACTATTTTAATATTGGAATGTGAACCAAAGAGTCTTTCTATATATCTTTTGTATTGCTACTGAATACAGCCACATTTACATATGGAAGAGTgcttggttgttttttgttttggctttaaaaacaagcaaaaaggaaagcttaaaacaaaacaaaacaaacacgaTGTTCGTAGTGCTCTTCACATACACATTCcctttaaaatgtagttttgaaAGTGGAGTAGAGGGGTTAGCTCCTCTACCTCCTTGTGTCCCCGTCAGGCCCACCCCATCCCTCTCCAGCCAACACAGTGGCTGTTGTTGTGAGTAAGTGTGTCATACTGGCTCCATCTGCACGTGAACTCTGTGCTCATTTTTTGCAAGATCCATTTCCAGAAAGTCTTCAGGAATGTCCTGTAAAGTCTTCCCACGATGGCTCACTACCTTTGTTTCACCTGAATGATGACGCTGGCACAGTCCCATCTTACACGGTCTCACCAGGGCGAGGCACACAGCAGCCAGGGCCATGCCAGCTGCACAGGAGTAGAAGGCTCTGCTATAGATCTTACTTTGGTCCACCAACAAACCTGGAAGAGAGCATGGCGTCCGTTAACAGCAGCCTTCCTAGACACAAGCCCTCTCACCCAGGCGACCCTCACATTCAGAAGCCTCTCAGTTTCATTgccttccttgttttcttttgtgtttctaaagaaaaatggGTGTTAAAGGCAGACATCTTTGCTGGattggagaggagaaagagacaaaCACACAATATACTTGTTCTTCTTGGGCTAAGTCTGTCCTAGCAGAGGATCTAAAACCTGGGACATTTAGGTGTATACTTCTTTGAAAAGGTAATATTCTTCAGTAGGAAGGAACTGTATTATTTTCACTTGAGTTCactttaggtatttttttttttttttgagacgcagttttaTTCttgtcgccccagctggagtgcgatggcgcgatctcgggtcactgcaacctccgcctcccaggttcaagcgattcttctgcctcagcctcctgaatagctgggattacaggtgcctgccaccatgcccagctacttttgtatttttagtagagatgaggttttgccatgttggccaggctggtctggaactcctgacctcgaatgatctgccccccgaagtgttgggattagaggcgtgagccactgcgcctggcccactttAGGTATCTTTTGACAGGAGTATGATTTCTAATCACAAACACTTTAAAGACCCATTTGGGATCTAAGATATGAACCATACCTATGTCCCTCCTACAAGGAAACATTCTGTACAAATCAATTAGGTATTTACAGAGCGCTGCTATCCATTCCCAAACACCTTTCCTGAGAAGGGAAGGTGACTTACAGAAGTCCATTAGTTCTATCATTCCAGAAGTCAGGTGGGCTCTGAAGGTGATAAATCCATGAGTTCCTGTCTAGCATGAGAGAAGGCAAGGTGATAGAAAAAGCCTGGGttggcaggtgcagtggcttacacctgtaatcacagtactttgggaggccgaggagggcagatcatgaggtcaagagattgagaccatcatggccaacatggtgaaaccctgtctctactaaaaatacaaaaattagccaggcgtggtggcgggtgcctgtaatcccagctactcaggaggctgaggcaggagaatcacttgaacctgggaggctgaggttgcagcgagctgagattgtgccactgcactccagcctgggcgacagagtgagactccatctcaaaaaaaaaaaaagcctgggtcAATCTGGACTACAGACACAGCTTCCTGTCCTGATTAGACCACTAATTTACCATCGGACCTTTGGCTTCAATTCTTTggccttcagtttcctcatatttaAATCAAGAGGGCTGGCTCAGGTAATCTCTAATCCCTGGCAGCTCTAAAATTCAATGGAAATATAAAACGGCAGTAAGTTTTTTTATGGCTTACACAGGAAGCTAGCACAATTCATACGGGGGAGTAGACAAGCATTggtattttgtgtatttaaattaCCTGCAAGGGGCGGTCCAGCCAGTCCTGCTATGCTCTGAATGAAGATGTAGACCCCAGCTGCAGAAGGCATCTTCTCAATGCCCACGACATCGTCCTCAGCAAGCAGTGGAATGTGGGTTCCTCCTATTGTTCCAACCATGAACCCAAAAAATATGCTACATGACATTAGACCCCAGAATTCAGTAGCAAAAGTAAAGGCAAACAGAGACACAGTCAATAAGATGACGCAGATGAGCTCAATGTAAATCTTACGGATGGGCTCTCTGTTGAGGACAAAACCAGCTCCGATCCTCCCGAAAACTTCTGCAATGGCCATCGTAGATAATAAAAAAGCAGCGCGGTCCTGGTCAATGCCCAGACTAATGCCCAGAGGAATGATGTACAAGGAAGGTGCAAAGAATCCCAGTGTTGCGAAGAGACCAAATAATGCAtaacaaataaaacttttctctttcaaaatggTGAAGTCTAACAGCGGGGCTTTCTTTTCACTCGGCCCGGGGCTGGTCTTCACCAGGACCTGCTGCATGTCAGCCTTCGGCTCCAGTTCCGGGTTAGTGTGACTAGGCACATTTTTAGGTGAGGTAGTTAGTTCTACTCCTGAGTCAATGGAGTCTATTGAGGTTcgtgttttctcattttcaagcATATACTGTGCTTCTTTCCGATTTTCCTGGATGACTGTTTTCGGTGACCCTGGTCCTCTGATGATGATGGGTCTGAGCAGTGCTCCGAAGATGACAATGTTTAACTGTAGTAGGCCCACGAAGAGGAGGCTGTATCTCCAGCCAATGTGCTCCTTCAGAGCCATGATTGCTTGAAGAGGCAGGagtgagagaagaagaaataaaatataaggtCAATAATGGACTCAAGACCCAGGAGAAGCCATCAAGAAGAAATATGGATCCAGATTCCATTATAAATTTTGTGGAAATTTATTATACTCAGCATTATGAATGTGTActcaatcttttttttgagacggagtcttgctctgtcgcccaggctggagtgcagtggtgtgatcttggcccattgcaacctcggcctcctggtttcaagcaattctcctgcctcagcctaccaagtagctgggattacaagtgtgtgctaccatgcacagctgttttttgtgttttaagtagagacagagttttaccacattggccaggctggtctcgaactcctgacctcaggtgatccgcccaccttggcctcccaaagtgctgggattacaggcatgagccactgtgcctggccaaagattttgttttgagatgatcTGCACACAGGTAAGAATGCTGTCTTTATTAGCATAATCTAAATCCACATTAAATGTAGCTCTCTTGAAAAAGGAGAGGACATAACAGGTGAACAACTGCAAATTACTAGATTATTCTGGAATGCATGTGTCAAGAAAGCCCTACCACTGCATATGTGCCCAGTTAGGAATTCAAACCTATTATTAAAGTGGTCTGAATACCTGAAGTGGGGGTTAGGGAGGACAGATCCTAAAAATGAGCTGGAGAAGAGACATAAATAACCTCTCATTACTCATACACTTAAAGTCATCCGTACTGTTGGCAAAAGTCAGTGTAGCAAGAATACCTGAGTGGCGTTCCTCATCCACATTCACACTTAGACTGCTGTAGTCCACCTACCTGGTGCGAAAGCAAACACAGCGAAACATTCTCCTGTGGAAGCAACTGCAGTGACTATGGAACGTCTTTTGCCAAAATATTGTGATAGGATGGTTACAGTTGGGAGAAAACTAAAGCAGTATCCCAGACCTGTgaaagaaaagtcagaaaagCCAATGAAACCCACATACTGCTTGAGACTGGAAGGATGCAttcaaagagctgggatttttggttttgctttttgaatCTTAAGTTCTGGGAGCCAAGTAATTCATTCTGGACAAAGGTGATGTTGCAAAGAAAAATGGGTTTCACAAAAGGTCTGGATAAACTTCAGTGGTTGTTTTGGGatactaaaagtataatttttttttttttttactttgcaacactttttttcaaatttatataattCACAATGGATGAAACTATTATTGCATGAAATTTTATATAAGATTTGTATCTAGAAAGAAATAAGTCATTTCGTATGTGcagaaatacaggaaaaatgtAAAGTCTGCAAATCTtaacaactgtgtgtgtgtgtgtgtgtgtgtgtgtgtgtatctatcgtCTATGAGGAATATACGGCCTCCttttattgttcatttcttttttttttttttaaacagacagggtctcactctgttgcctcggctgaagtgcagtggtgtgatcacagctcactggagccttgacctcccaggctcaagtgatcctcccacctcagcctccgaagtagctgggactacaggcacacaccaccatgattggctagttttttattttttgtagagatggggtctccctatgttgccccagttgatctcctgggctcaagcgatcctcctgcctcagcctcccgaagcgctggaattcaggcataagccactatgctgGCTACTCCTTTTAAATGGAAAAAGGTTTTCTTAGGCCCCCAAGATTAAGTCTGGCGTGTTGCACTTCCCCTACAGCCCTGGATCCTCAGACACTGATTTGAGAAATACTGGCTACAGAAATTCGTCCTACTTTGTAAAAATGCTACCTTTTGGCTGCAAATATAGCAAAAGAGAAGTTATCTCAAACAAAAACTCTTGGGCACTTGAGAACAGGTTCCCAGGTCCCCTGAAGTCCATATAGCTCAGTTCAAAACTACTGATCTGAGACACCGTTaatgttaaagagaaaaaagaaagagaaagaaatatagttTGGCTTtaatttcctccttccccttccttgttCTTCAAA
The Papio anubis isolate 15944 chromosome 17, Panubis1.0, whole genome shotgun sequence genome window above contains:
- the SLC16A6 gene encoding monocarboxylate transporter 7 isoform X2, with the translated sequence MTQNKLKLCSKANVYTEVPDGGWGWAVAVSFFFVEVFTYGIIKTFGVFFNDLMDSFNESNSRISWIISICVFVLTFSAPLATVLSNRFGHRLVVMLGGLLVSTGMVAASFSQEVSHMYVAIGIISGLGYCFSFLPTVTILSQYFGKRRSIVTAVASTGECFAVFAFAPAIMALKEHIGWRYSLLFVGLLQLNIVIFGALLRPIIIRGPGSPKTVIQENRKEAQYMLENEKTRTSIDSIDSGVELTTSPKNVPSHTNPELEPKADMQQVLVKTSPGPSEKKAPLLDFTILKEKSFICYALFGLFATLGFFAPSLYIIPLGISLGIDQDRAAFLLSTMAIAEVFGRIGAGFVLNREPIRKIYIELICVILLTVSLFAFTFATEFWGLMSCSIFFGFMVGTIGGTHIPLLAEDDVVGIEKMPSAAGVYIFIQSIAGLAGPPLAGLLVDQSKIYSRAFYSCAAGMALAAVCLALVRPCKMGLCQRHHSGETKVVSHRGKTLQDIPEDFLEMDLAKNEHRVHVQMEPV
- the SLC16A6 gene encoding monocarboxylate transporter 7 isoform X1: MRIIKPHALADLNCFLTFSFRLRMTQNKLKLCSKANVYTEVPDGGWGWAVAVSFFFVEVFTYGIIKTFGVFFNDLMDSFNESNSRISWIISICVFVLTFSAPLATVLSNRFGHRLVVMLGGLLVSTGMVAASFSQEVSHMYVAIGIISGLGYCFSFLPTVTILSQYFGKRRSIVTAVASTGECFAVFAFAPAIMALKEHIGWRYSLLFVGLLQLNIVIFGALLRPIIIRGPGSPKTVIQENRKEAQYMLENEKTRTSIDSIDSGVELTTSPKNVPSHTNPELEPKADMQQVLVKTSPGPSEKKAPLLDFTILKEKSFICYALFGLFATLGFFAPSLYIIPLGISLGIDQDRAAFLLSTMAIAEVFGRIGAGFVLNREPIRKIYIELICVILLTVSLFAFTFATEFWGLMSCSIFFGFMVGTIGGTHIPLLAEDDVVGIEKMPSAAGVYIFIQSIAGLAGPPLAGLLVDQSKIYSRAFYSCAAGMALAAVCLALVRPCKMGLCQRHHSGETKVVSHRGKTLQDIPEDFLEMDLAKNEHRVHVQMEPV
- the SLC16A6 gene encoding monocarboxylate transporter 7 isoform X3 yields the protein MRIIKPHALADLNCFLTFSFRLRMTQNKLKLCSKANVYTEVPDGGWGWAVAVSFFFVEVFTYGIIKTFGVFFNDLMDSFNESNSRISWIISICVFVLTFSAPLATVLSNRFGHRLVVMLGGLLVSTGMVAASFSQEVSHMYVAIGIISGLGYCFSFLPTVTILSQYFGKRRSIVTAVASTGECFAVFAFAPAIMALKEHIGWRYSLLFVGLLQLNIVIFGALLRPIIIRGPGSPKTVIQENRKEAQYMLENEKTRTSIDSIDSGVELTTSPKNVPSHTNPELEPKADMQQVLVKTSPGPSEKKAPLLDFTILKEKSFICYALFGLFATLGFFAPSLYIIPLGISLGIDQDRAAFLLSTMAIAEVFGRIGAGFVLNREPIRKIYIELICVILLTVSLFAFTFATEFWGLMSCSIFFGFMVGTIGGTHIPLLAEDDVVGIEKMPSAAGVYIFIQSIAGLAGPPLAELPGIRDYLSQPS